One genomic region from Anopheles bellator chromosome 2, idAnoBellAS_SP24_06.2, whole genome shotgun sequence encodes:
- the LOC131211409 gene encoding regucalcin-like — protein MSSYKVEQLPSPLSVLGEGPHWDVERQSLYYNDIYGGSIHRYDYAENKTYNATIEGFPVIGFIVPVKGNDRHFLIGTFRTLTLIDWDGRSETATFVRTVGEVEPDMPDNRFNDGKVDSKGRLYAGTMRLEAKGDIFEMRLGTFYRYDATDGGQFVTLKKSIGVSNGLCWNAAGDRLYYIDSCDLDVKEHQVDGNGDLSNGRVVVDFRVDGERPPFVPDGMTIDTEGSLYVATFGGSTVYKVNSTTGKVELEIKLPCEQVTSAAFGGPNLDILYVTTSAKEFKSPQPAPAGALFKVTGLGVKGTPMHSVALD, from the exons ATGTCCTCGTACAAGGTTGAACAGCTGCCGTCGCCACTGTCCGTGCTCGGTGAAG GTCCTCACTGGGACGTGGAACGCCAGAGTCTGTACTACAACGATATCTACGGCGGATCCATCCATCGCTATGACTACGCGGAGAACAAGACCTACAACGCAACCATCG AGGGTTTCCCGGTGATCGGATTCATCGTGCCGGTGAAGGGCAACGATCGTCACTTTCTTATCGGCACCTTCCGCACGCTGACGCTGATCGATTGGGATGGCCGCTCGGAGACGGCCACTTTCGTGCGAACGGTCGGCGAGGTCGAACCGGACATGCCAGACAACCGGTTCAACGATGGGAAGGTTGATAGCAAGGGCCGTCTCTACGCCGGTACGATGCGGTTGGAAGCCAAGGGTGATATCTTCGAGATGCGCCTCGGTACCTTTTATCGTTATGACGCCACCGATGGTGGCCAGTTCGTAACGCTCAAGAAGAGCATCGGTGTCTCGAACGGACTGTGCTGGAATGCGGCCGGTGACCGGTTGTACTACATCGATTCGTGCGATCTGGACGTGAAGGAGCACCAAGTGGACGGGAATGGCGATCTGT CCAACGGGCGCGTCGTCGTGGACTTCCGTGTTGACGGCGAGCGACCACCGTTCGTTCCGGACGGTATGACCATCGATACGGAAGGATCGCTGTACGTCGCCACCTTCGGTGGTTCCACCGTGTACAAGGTCAACTCCAC CACGGGTAAGGTGGAACTGGAGATTAAGCTGCCGTGCGAACAGGTGACATCGGCGGCATTCGGTGGCCCCAATTTGGACATCCTCTACGTGACGACATCGGCGAAGGAATTCAAATCGCCAcaaccggccccggccggagcGCTCTTCAAGGTGACCGGACTCGGCGTCAAGGGAACTCCCATGCACTCCGTCGCGTTGGACtag